Proteins from a single region of Streptomyces spectabilis:
- the proP gene encoding glycine betaine/L-proline transporter ProP, with protein sequence MSKQSAPSPAGPGAARAPEPTVTDPALVKRAVKAAALGNAMEWFDFGVYSYIAVTLGKVFFPSGNPTAQLLSTFGAFAAAFLIRPLGGMVFGPLGDRVGRQKVLALTMIMMAAGTFAIGLIPSYATIGVWAPVLLLLARLVQGFSTGGEYAGASTFIAEYAPDKRRGFLGSWLEFGTLAGYIGGAGLVTLMTALLSTDDLLSWGWRIPFLIAGPMGLIGLYLRMRLEETPAFAAQLERAHADERTRGKVGLREMVTGQWRTLLLCVGLVLVFNVTDYMLLSYMPTYLTSELKYDETHGLLVVLAVMALMMCAQPFVGALTDRVGRRPVIAAGCAGFFVLSVPALLLIRDGSLWAIGLGMAALGLLLVCFTASMPSALPALFPTKVRYGSLSIGFNISVSVFGGTTPLVVTALIGATGDVMMPAYYMMAAAVVGGFAVWRMTESAGRPLPGSPPAIEPGA encoded by the coding sequence GTGAGCAAGCAGTCGGCGCCGTCCCCCGCGGGACCCGGCGCCGCGCGGGCCCCCGAGCCCACCGTCACCGACCCGGCGCTGGTCAAGCGCGCCGTGAAGGCGGCCGCACTCGGCAACGCGATGGAGTGGTTCGACTTCGGCGTCTACAGCTACATCGCGGTCACCCTCGGCAAGGTCTTCTTCCCGTCCGGCAATCCGACCGCGCAGCTCCTCTCCACCTTCGGCGCCTTCGCCGCGGCCTTCCTGATCCGGCCGCTCGGCGGCATGGTGTTCGGGCCCCTCGGCGACCGCGTGGGCCGCCAGAAGGTGCTGGCCCTCACCATGATCATGATGGCGGCCGGCACGTTCGCGATCGGCCTGATCCCCTCGTACGCCACGATCGGCGTCTGGGCGCCCGTCCTGCTCCTGCTCGCCCGCCTCGTGCAGGGCTTCTCCACCGGCGGCGAGTACGCGGGCGCCTCCACCTTCATCGCCGAGTACGCCCCCGACAAGCGGCGCGGCTTCCTCGGCAGCTGGCTGGAGTTCGGCACGCTCGCGGGCTACATCGGCGGCGCGGGCCTGGTCACGCTGATGACCGCGCTCCTGTCGACCGACGACCTGCTGTCCTGGGGCTGGCGCATCCCGTTCCTGATCGCGGGCCCGATGGGCCTCATCGGCCTCTATCTGCGCATGCGCCTGGAGGAGACCCCGGCGTTCGCGGCCCAGCTGGAGCGGGCGCACGCCGACGAGCGCACCCGCGGCAAGGTGGGCCTGCGCGAGATGGTGACCGGTCAGTGGCGCACCCTGCTCCTGTGCGTGGGCCTCGTCCTGGTCTTCAACGTCACCGACTACATGCTCCTTTCGTACATGCCGACGTATCTGACCAGCGAGCTGAAGTACGACGAGACGCACGGGCTGCTCGTGGTGCTCGCCGTGATGGCCCTGATGATGTGCGCCCAGCCGTTCGTCGGCGCGCTCACCGACCGCGTCGGCCGCCGTCCCGTCATCGCGGCGGGCTGCGCCGGCTTCTTCGTCCTGTCCGTCCCCGCCCTGCTCCTGATCCGCGACGGCTCCCTGTGGGCCATCGGCCTCGGCATGGCGGCGCTCGGCCTGCTCCTGGTCTGCTTCACGGCCTCCATGCCGTCGGCCCTCCCGGCCCTCTTCCCGACGAAGGTCCGCTACGGCTCGCTGTCCATCGGCTTCAACATCTCCGTGTCCGTCTTCGGCGGTACGACTCCGCTGGTGGTCACGGCGCTCATCGGGGCCACCGGGGACGTCATGATGCCCGCGTACTACATGATGGCCGCGGCCGTCGTGGGCGGCTTCGCCGTCTGGCGCATGACGGAGTCCGCGGGCCGCCCGCTGCCGGGCTCCCCGCCCGCGATCGAGCCGGGGGCCTGA
- a CDS encoding bifunctional glycosyltransferase 87/phosphatase PAP2 family protein, whose amino-acid sequence MANVEHRGPGSAMGAGTSGSPKARVEAIRVALWLIAAVLAVRQAAVVLRTPKGERLTDLETWIGPNGVLHVKGSLYDADKFTGTPFAGLVLKPFASSAEQALGWAWTFGTLGLVVALGLVAARALPQPVSRRTSLLAAPVAICLLMLSLPVRNTLHLGQTSIIPVLLVLLGCFAVRGERASGILIGVAAALQPAVLLFAPLLWFTGRRKATASLGLTFAGLTGVAWAALPHDSTTYWAHHLAGAGLGANPDANANQSLHGALLRFGLEGPLEIGLFLALGAAVAFVGLRRAVKYAKDGQLLLAVALTGCVAVAVSPTSWQHQLLWLLLAVVGRVGRRASDRYVWPIAIVLVMTLPSKMMLPNMSALDPLRDNVVLLAALASALIVPFLSRTAPEYQKPIPTSYADPVPARWKWVPLFPFWRRVLTRPNLLLELLLIRVGYSAYQQTRLAATGGTISGGRERAEAHGEQIHSIEQFLHIDIEHWFNHLTARTPWMESFFNFYYTSFHFVVPLSVLAILYLRRPAQYRWARSALGFATLLALVGFWGYPLAPPRLMEDLGFIDTIHGPQDFSQPDYGTLTKLTNQYAAMPSLHFGWSLWCGLTIAILAPKWWMKALGLLHPFFTVCAIVGTGNHWVLDAVGGAAVVGAGFGLTYLLQGPRVKEVLKLGSLTPGAGAPQLATAGPPAQATAPDRMSKAAPGSGSGTAGSGDGPEPPGGSEPVSSSRDAPGDRTPS is encoded by the coding sequence GTGGCGAATGTTGAGCACAGGGGACCGGGAAGCGCCATGGGCGCGGGGACGTCCGGCTCGCCCAAGGCGCGCGTCGAGGCGATCCGCGTCGCCCTCTGGCTGATCGCCGCCGTCCTCGCGGTCCGGCAGGCCGCCGTGGTCCTGCGCACCCCCAAGGGCGAGCGCCTGACCGACCTGGAGACCTGGATCGGGCCGAACGGCGTGCTGCACGTGAAGGGCTCGCTGTACGACGCGGACAAGTTCACCGGCACCCCGTTCGCCGGGCTCGTCCTCAAGCCCTTCGCCAGCTCCGCCGAGCAGGCGCTCGGCTGGGCCTGGACCTTCGGCACCCTCGGGCTCGTCGTCGCGCTCGGGCTCGTCGCCGCCCGCGCCCTGCCGCAGCCCGTCTCCCGGCGCACCTCACTGCTCGCGGCGCCCGTCGCCATCTGTCTGCTCATGCTGTCCCTGCCCGTGCGCAACACGCTGCACCTGGGGCAGACCAGCATCATCCCGGTCCTGCTCGTGCTGCTCGGGTGCTTCGCCGTCCGGGGCGAGCGGGCCAGCGGCATCCTGATCGGTGTCGCCGCCGCCCTGCAGCCCGCCGTGCTGCTCTTCGCGCCGCTGCTGTGGTTCACCGGCCGCAGGAAGGCCACCGCGTCCCTGGGCCTCACCTTCGCCGGTCTGACCGGGGTCGCCTGGGCGGCCCTGCCGCACGACTCGACGACGTACTGGGCGCACCACCTGGCGGGCGCGGGCCTCGGCGCGAACCCGGACGCCAACGCCAACCAGTCGCTGCACGGCGCGCTGCTCCGCTTCGGCCTCGAAGGGCCGCTGGAGATCGGGCTCTTCCTGGCCCTCGGCGCCGCCGTCGCCTTCGTCGGCCTGCGCCGCGCCGTGAAGTACGCGAAGGACGGGCAGCTGCTGCTCGCCGTCGCGCTCACCGGCTGCGTGGCCGTCGCCGTGTCCCCGACGAGCTGGCAGCACCAGCTCCTGTGGCTGCTGCTCGCGGTCGTCGGCCGCGTCGGCAGGCGCGCGTCCGACCGGTACGTGTGGCCGATCGCCATCGTCCTGGTGATGACGCTGCCGTCGAAGATGATGCTGCCGAACATGTCGGCCCTCGATCCGCTGCGCGACAACGTCGTCCTGCTCGCCGCGCTCGCCTCCGCCCTGATCGTGCCGTTCCTGTCCCGGACGGCGCCGGAGTACCAGAAGCCGATCCCCACCTCGTACGCCGATCCCGTACCGGCGCGGTGGAAGTGGGTGCCGCTGTTCCCGTTCTGGCGGCGCGTGCTCACCCGGCCGAACCTGCTGCTCGAACTGCTCCTGATCCGCGTCGGCTACTCCGCCTACCAGCAGACCCGCCTCGCCGCGACCGGCGGCACCATCTCCGGCGGCCGCGAGCGGGCCGAGGCGCACGGCGAGCAGATCCACTCCATCGAGCAGTTCCTGCACATCGACATCGAGCACTGGTTCAACCATCTGACGGCGCGCACGCCCTGGATGGAGAGCTTCTTCAACTTCTACTACACGTCGTTCCACTTCGTGGTGCCGCTGAGCGTCCTCGCGATCCTGTACCTGCGGCGCCCCGCCCAGTACCGCTGGGCGCGCTCCGCCCTCGGCTTCGCCACGCTGCTCGCGCTCGTCGGCTTCTGGGGCTACCCGCTCGCGCCGCCGCGGCTGATGGAGGACCTGGGCTTCATCGACACCATCCACGGCCCGCAGGACTTCTCGCAGCCGGACTACGGCACGCTGACGAAGCTCACCAACCAGTACGCGGCAATGCCCTCGCTGCACTTCGGCTGGTCCCTGTGGTGCGGTCTGACCATCGCGATCCTCGCGCCCAAGTGGTGGATGAAGGCCCTCGGCCTGCTGCACCCGTTCTTCACGGTGTGCGCGATCGTCGGCACCGGCAACCACTGGGTGCTCGACGCGGTGGGCGGCGCGGCGGTCGTCGGCGCGGGCTTCGGCCTGACGTACCTGCTCCAGGGGCCGCGGGTGAAGGAGGTCCTGAAGCTCGGGTCGCTGACACCCGGGGCCGGAGCCCCGCAGCTCGCGACGGCGGGCCCGCCCGCGCAGGCCACGGCGCCGGACCGGATGAGCAAGGCCGCGCCCGGGTCCGGGAGCGGCACGGCGGGGAGCGGGGACGGGCCCGAGCCGCCGGGCGGATCGGAACCCGTCAGCAGTTCGCGGGACGCGCCGGGCGACCGTACCCCGAGCTGA
- a CDS encoding antibiotic biosynthesis monooxygenase family protein, with amino-acid sequence MSIVKINVLNVPAEQREVLEKRFASRAGTVENSDGFEWFELLRPVEGTDDYLVYTRWRDEAAFQAWMEGPMKAAHQGGGDRPKPAATGNQVWSFEVVQQASPKQA; translated from the coding sequence ATGAGTATCGTGAAGATCAACGTCCTGAACGTGCCCGCCGAGCAGCGCGAGGTCCTGGAGAAGCGCTTCGCGTCCCGCGCGGGCACCGTCGAGAACTCGGACGGCTTCGAGTGGTTCGAGCTGCTCCGCCCGGTCGAAGGCACGGACGACTACCTGGTCTACACCCGCTGGCGCGACGAGGCGGCCTTCCAGGCGTGGATGGAGGGCCCGATGAAGGCGGCCCACCAGGGCGGCGGCGACCGCCCGAAGCCCGCCGCGACGGGCAACCAGGTCTGGTCCTTCGAGGTCGTCCAGCAGGCGTCCCCGAAGCAGGCCTAG
- a CDS encoding O-methyltransferase, whose amino-acid sequence MTAHPAWTTVDTYFADLLVPEDEALTHALRAGESAGLPPISVTPTQGKLLHLLARLTPARRILEIGTLAAYSTIWLARALPADGRLITLEFAPAHADVARANLSHAGLDKVTEVRTGPALDSLAALHAEGAAPFDLVFIDADKANNARYLEWALKLTRPGGLIVLDNVVRGGGVADAASDDPAIRGTREALELMASHPDLDGTAVQTVGAKGYDGFALARVRS is encoded by the coding sequence GTGACCGCCCACCCCGCCTGGACCACCGTGGACACCTACTTCGCGGACCTCCTCGTCCCCGAGGACGAGGCCCTCACCCATGCCCTGCGCGCAGGCGAGAGCGCGGGCCTGCCCCCGATCAGCGTCACCCCCACTCAGGGCAAGCTCCTGCACCTGCTGGCCCGGCTCACCCCGGCCAGGCGCATCCTGGAGATCGGCACCCTCGCCGCCTACAGCACCATCTGGCTGGCCCGGGCCCTGCCCGCGGACGGCCGCCTCATCACCCTGGAGTTCGCGCCGGCCCACGCCGACGTGGCCCGCGCCAACCTCTCCCACGCGGGCCTGGACAAGGTCACCGAGGTGCGCACGGGCCCCGCCCTCGACTCCCTGGCCGCGCTGCACGCCGAGGGCGCCGCCCCCTTCGACCTCGTCTTCATCGACGCGGACAAGGCCAACAACGCCCGCTATCTGGAGTGGGCCCTGAAGCTGACCCGGCCGGGCGGCCTGATCGTCCTGGACAACGTGGTCCGGGGCGGCGGGGTCGCCGACGCCGCGTCGGACGACCCGGCGATCCGCGGCACCCGCGAGGCCCTGGAGCTGATGGCGAGCCACCCGGACCTCGACGGCACGGCCGTGCAGACGGTGGGCGCCAAGGGCTACGACGGCTTCGCCCTGGCCCGGGTGCGGTCCTGA
- a CDS encoding MFS transporter, which produces MTVVSADLSIVPTGSSAPTDRKDPFRAFRSFYRRHRVPVLATAPTLPLYAVWAAFLATGGGDLAAQQAWARFADDHGTAAYSLFWYGGMHTANYSVISPYLMAALGVKTVTVLSGVAGAWLVARLIERAGVRRPLAPAVLASLAVWCNVASGRTTFALGLAFGLGAVLALCGTRRTAVAVLCSALATMASPVAGLFLLVAGAGHFFVRDWGRALALLVPPVVVVGVTTVLFPFKGEHLMWADRVFPPVFFSLVLIVAGPREWRVLRRAAGVYAAGTVLTYLIPSPIGTNVERLAELVAPALLLAALLTPALSAMRRLALVTALVLSTAWVAQKTADDLEVSTVVPAWATDTHGVVSALERLGADRGRVEVVPARNHREATALAPYVNMARGWNRQLDIERGRLFYDGSFSATTYRAWLDKWAVGFVVLPSGRPDGPAVDEAALVRSRPEWLEPAWKGKHWQVFRVKNAVPMASAPASVVRSSSTEVVVRVPERGPVTVRVVYSPWLRAEGACLAKEGDFTRLTVPAPGTYTISSGYGRPARPANC; this is translated from the coding sequence GTGACCGTGGTCTCTGCCGACCTCTCGATCGTTCCCACCGGCAGCAGCGCACCCACCGACCGGAAGGATCCCTTCCGAGCCTTCCGTTCCTTCTACCGGCGCCACCGCGTCCCCGTCCTCGCCACCGCGCCCACGCTTCCGCTGTACGCGGTCTGGGCCGCGTTCCTCGCCACCGGCGGCGGCGACCTCGCCGCGCAGCAGGCCTGGGCCCGCTTCGCGGACGACCACGGCACGGCCGCGTACAGCCTGTTCTGGTACGGCGGCATGCACACCGCCAACTACAGCGTGATCTCGCCGTACTTGATGGCCGCGCTCGGCGTGAAGACCGTCACCGTGCTCTCCGGCGTCGCCGGTGCCTGGCTGGTCGCGCGGCTCATCGAGCGCGCCGGGGTGCGCCGCCCGCTCGCCCCCGCCGTGCTCGCCTCGCTCGCCGTGTGGTGCAACGTCGCCTCCGGGCGCACCACGTTCGCGCTCGGCCTCGCCTTCGGGCTCGGCGCCGTGCTCGCCCTGTGCGGCACCCGGCGCACGGCCGTCGCGGTCCTGTGCTCGGCGCTCGCCACCATGGCGTCCCCGGTGGCGGGCCTGTTCCTGCTCGTGGCGGGCGCGGGCCATTTCTTCGTACGGGACTGGGGCCGGGCCCTGGCGCTGCTCGTGCCGCCCGTGGTGGTCGTCGGCGTCACGACCGTGCTCTTCCCCTTCAAGGGCGAGCACCTGATGTGGGCGGACCGGGTGTTCCCACCGGTCTTCTTCAGCCTCGTCCTGATCGTCGCGGGGCCGCGCGAGTGGCGGGTGCTGCGCCGGGCCGCGGGCGTGTACGCGGCCGGGACCGTCCTGACGTACCTCATCCCCTCCCCGATCGGCACGAACGTGGAGCGGCTCGCCGAGCTGGTCGCGCCCGCCCTGCTGCTCGCCGCCCTGCTGACCCCGGCCCTTTCGGCGATGCGCCGTCTCGCGCTGGTCACGGCGCTCGTCCTGTCGACGGCGTGGGTGGCGCAGAAGACCGCCGACGACCTGGAGGTGTCGACGGTCGTCCCGGCGTGGGCCACCGACACGCACGGCGTGGTGAGCGCCCTGGAGCGGCTCGGCGCCGACCGGGGCCGCGTCGAGGTGGTCCCGGCCCGCAACCACCGCGAGGCCACCGCGCTCGCCCCGTACGTGAACATGGCGCGCGGCTGGAACCGCCAGCTCGACATCGAGCGCGGCCGCCTCTTCTACGACGGCTCGTTCTCCGCCACCACCTACCGGGCCTGGCTCGACAAGTGGGCGGTCGGCTTCGTGGTCCTGCCCTCCGGGCGCCCGGACGGCCCTGCCGTGGACGAGGCCGCCCTCGTCAGGAGCCGCCCGGAGTGGCTGGAGCCGGCGTGGAAGGGCAAGCACTGGCAGGTCTTCCGGGTGAAGAACGCCGTCCCGATGGCGTCGGCCCCCGCCTCCGTGGTCCGCTCCTCCAGTACGGAGGTGGTGGTGCGGGTCCCGGAGCGGGGGCCTGTGACGGTGCGCGTCGTGTACTCGCCGTGGCTGCGGGCCGAGGGCGCGTGTCTGGCGAAGGAGGGCGACTTCACCCGGCTCACCGTGCCCGCGCCCGGCACCTACACGATCAGCTCGGGGTACGGTCGCCCGGCGCGTCCCGCGAACTGCTGA
- a CDS encoding cytochrome P450, whose translation MPCPALPDGFDFTDPDVLQDRVPFPEFARLRQVEPVRWVAQRRGISGYDDTGYWAVTRHADVKHVSTHPELFSSNLNTAIIRFNETISRDQIEAQKLIMLNMDPPEHTRVRQIVQRGFTPRAIRSLEDALRTRAHGIARTALEGARPDGGFDFVTGVACELPLQAIAELIGVPQEDRSKIFDWSNKMAAYDDPEYAITEEVGTEAAMEIVSYAMNLAVARKECPAEDIVSRLVAAEDEGNLSSDEFGFFVILLAVAGNETTRNAITHGMHAFLTHPDQWELFKRERPRTTAEEIVRWATPVVSFQRTATEDTELGGARIKRGDRVGIFYSSANHDPEVFEDPGAFDITRDPNPHLGFGGGGPHFCLGKSLAVLEIDLIFNAVAEAMPNLRLAGDPRRLRSAWLNGVKELQVSTR comes from the coding sequence ATGCCCTGCCCCGCGCTGCCCGACGGGTTCGACTTCACCGACCCGGACGTCCTCCAAGACCGCGTGCCCTTCCCGGAGTTCGCGCGCCTTCGGCAGGTGGAGCCGGTGCGCTGGGTGGCGCAGCGGCGCGGGATATCCGGCTACGACGACACGGGCTACTGGGCCGTGACCCGGCACGCCGACGTCAAGCACGTCTCCACGCACCCCGAGCTGTTCTCCTCGAACCTCAACACCGCGATCATCCGCTTCAACGAGACGATCAGCCGCGACCAGATCGAGGCCCAGAAGCTGATCATGCTCAACATGGACCCGCCCGAGCACACCCGGGTCCGCCAGATCGTGCAGCGCGGCTTCACGCCCCGTGCCATCCGGTCCCTGGAGGACGCCCTGCGCACGCGCGCCCACGGGATCGCCCGCACCGCCCTGGAGGGCGCGCGGCCCGACGGCGGGTTCGACTTCGTCACCGGCGTCGCGTGCGAGCTGCCCCTCCAGGCCATCGCCGAGCTGATCGGCGTCCCCCAGGAGGACCGCTCCAAGATCTTCGACTGGTCCAACAAGATGGCGGCGTACGACGATCCGGAGTACGCGATCACCGAGGAGGTCGGCACCGAGGCCGCCATGGAGATCGTCTCGTACGCGATGAACCTCGCCGTCGCCCGCAAGGAGTGCCCGGCCGAGGACATCGTGAGCCGGCTCGTCGCGGCGGAGGACGAGGGGAACCTCTCCTCCGACGAGTTCGGGTTCTTCGTGATCCTGCTCGCCGTCGCGGGCAACGAGACCACCCGCAACGCCATCACCCACGGCATGCACGCCTTCCTCACCCACCCCGACCAGTGGGAGCTGTTCAAGCGGGAGCGGCCCCGGACCACCGCCGAGGAGATCGTGCGCTGGGCCACGCCCGTGGTCTCCTTCCAGCGCACGGCCACCGAGGACACCGAGCTGGGCGGCGCCCGGATCAAGCGGGGCGACCGCGTCGGCATCTTCTACTCCTCGGCCAACCACGACCCCGAGGTCTTCGAGGACCCCGGCGCGTTCGACATCACCCGGGACCCGAACCCCCACCTCGGCTTCGGCGGCGGCGGCCCGCACTTCTGCCTCGGCAAGTCCCTCGCGGTCCTGGAGATCGACCTCATCTTCAACGCCGTCGCCGAGGCGATGCCGAACCTGAGGCTCGCCGGCGACCCGCGCCGCCTCCGCTCGGCCTGGCTCAACGGGGTCAAGGAGCTCCAGGTCAGCACCCGCTGA
- a CDS encoding MFS transporter, which yields MTQDVSARPSGPEHGAGPGEHVSGNVLVSIGALLLGMLLAALDQTIVSTALPTIVSDLGGMEHLSWVVTAYLLAATAATPLWGKLGDQYGRKKLFQLAIVIFLAGSALCGAAQNMSELIAFRALQGLGGGGLMVLSMAIVGDIVSPRDRGKYQGLFGAVFGATSVLGPLLGGLFTQHLSWRWVFYVNLPVGVVALVVIATALRIPARSARHTIDYLGTFLIASVATCLVLVASLGGTTWGWGSPQIIGLAVLGVALGACFVVVERGAAEPVLPLKLFRVRTFTLSAVISFVVGFAMFGAMTYLPTFLQVVQGVSPTMSGVHMLPMVVGMLISSTASGQIVSRTGRWKVFPVVGTGVTALGLLLLHQLKPDSPTFEMSAYFFVFGFGLGLVMQVLVLIVQNAVGYEDLGVATSGATFFRSIGASFGVAVFGTVFTSRLGDKLGAALAGQQLPPGVSADSLQADPRGIAELPPGLRPGAVDAYASSITDVFLYAAPVALVAFVLAWFLREDKLRGAVTAPDPTQTLASNPVQRSSYDEVARALSVLGSREGRRAVYEDITRRAGYDLLPAASWLLLRISRHGHVEPATLTERSMVPLTVITQAARQLEERRLAVREGLGLRLAPEGREVAARLAEAREESLAELLGDWWGPGRPTDLRQLVEELGAEMCGSNAERPRGPVRVSRP from the coding sequence ATGACGCAGGACGTGAGCGCCCGTCCGTCCGGGCCGGAGCACGGGGCGGGGCCCGGCGAACACGTGTCCGGCAACGTACTGGTCTCCATCGGCGCGCTGCTGCTCGGCATGCTGCTCGCCGCCCTCGACCAGACCATCGTCTCGACCGCTCTGCCGACGATCGTCAGCGACCTCGGCGGCATGGAGCACCTGTCGTGGGTCGTCACGGCGTATCTGCTCGCCGCCACGGCGGCCACCCCGCTGTGGGGCAAGCTCGGCGACCAGTACGGCCGCAAGAAGCTCTTCCAGCTCGCGATCGTGATCTTCCTGGCGGGTTCGGCGCTGTGCGGCGCCGCCCAGAACATGTCCGAGCTGATCGCCTTCCGCGCCCTCCAGGGCCTCGGCGGCGGCGGGCTCATGGTCCTGTCGATGGCGATCGTCGGGGACATCGTGTCGCCGCGCGACCGCGGCAAGTACCAGGGCCTGTTCGGCGCGGTCTTCGGCGCCACCAGCGTGCTCGGGCCGCTGCTCGGCGGCCTGTTCACCCAGCACCTGAGCTGGCGCTGGGTCTTCTACGTCAACCTGCCCGTCGGCGTGGTCGCGCTCGTCGTGATCGCCACCGCGCTGCGCATCCCGGCCCGCTCGGCCCGGCACACCATCGACTACCTCGGCACCTTCCTCATCGCCTCCGTCGCCACCTGCCTGGTGCTCGTCGCCTCGCTCGGCGGCACCACCTGGGGCTGGGGCTCCCCGCAGATCATCGGGCTCGCGGTGCTCGGCGTGGCGCTCGGCGCGTGCTTCGTCGTGGTCGAGCGCGGGGCGGCGGAGCCGGTGCTCCCGCTGAAGCTCTTCCGGGTGCGCACCTTCACCCTCTCCGCCGTCATCAGCTTCGTCGTCGGCTTCGCGATGTTCGGGGCCATGACGTACCTGCCGACGTTCCTCCAGGTCGTGCAGGGCGTGTCGCCCACGATGTCGGGCGTGCACATGCTGCCGATGGTCGTCGGCATGCTGATCTCGTCGACCGCGTCCGGCCAGATCGTCAGCCGCACCGGCCGCTGGAAGGTGTTCCCCGTCGTGGGCACCGGCGTCACCGCGCTCGGCCTGCTGCTCCTGCACCAGCTGAAACCGGACAGCCCGACCTTCGAGATGAGCGCGTACTTCTTCGTCTTCGGCTTCGGGCTCGGCCTCGTCATGCAGGTGCTCGTGCTGATCGTGCAGAACGCCGTCGGCTACGAGGACCTGGGCGTCGCCACCTCCGGCGCGACCTTCTTCCGGTCCATCGGCGCCTCCTTCGGCGTCGCGGTCTTCGGCACGGTGTTCACCAGCAGGCTCGGCGACAAGCTCGGCGCGGCCCTCGCCGGGCAGCAGCTGCCGCCCGGCGTCAGCGCCGACTCGCTCCAGGCGGACCCGCGCGGCATCGCGGAGCTGCCGCCCGGGCTGCGGCCCGGCGCCGTCGACGCGTACGCGAGCTCGATCACCGACGTCTTCCTGTACGCGGCCCCCGTCGCGCTCGTCGCCTTCGTGCTCGCCTGGTTCCTGCGCGAGGACAAGCTGCGCGGCGCGGTCACCGCGCCCGACCCCACCCAGACGCTCGCCAGCAACCCCGTCCAGCGGTCCTCGTACGACGAGGTGGCGCGGGCCCTGTCCGTCCTCGGCTCGCGGGAGGGGCGGCGCGCGGTCTACGAGGACATCACCCGCCGTGCCGGGTACGACCTGCTGCCCGCCGCGAGCTGGCTGCTGCTGCGCATCAGCCGCCACGGGCACGTGGAGCCCGCGACGCTCACCGAGCGCAGCATGGTGCCGCTGACCGTCATCACCCAGGCCGCGCGCCAGCTGGAGGAGCGCCGCCTCGCGGTGCGCGAGGGCCTCGGCCTGCGGCTCGCCCCCGAGGGCCGGGAGGTCGCCGCCCGCCTCGCCGAGGCCCGCGAGGAGTCCCTCGCGGAGCTGCTCGGCGACTGGTGGGGCCCGGGCCGGCCGACGGACCTGCGGCAGCTCGTGGAGGAGTTGGGCGCGGAGATGTGCGGCTCGAACGCCGAGCGCCCGCGGGGCCCGGTGCGTGTCTCACGGCCCTGA
- a CDS encoding DUF1992 domain-containing protein, giving the protein MTERKPPGVSFESWIDRQIREAEERGDFAALPGRGQPLPDDANAAYDELWWVKRKLAREGMSVLSPTLALRKEAEDVLAAAADAPSERVARRLVTELNEKISEALRRPPPGPPLGLRPYDVDEVAREWRDRHAG; this is encoded by the coding sequence ATGACGGAGCGGAAACCACCCGGTGTGAGTTTCGAGTCCTGGATCGACCGGCAGATCCGCGAGGCGGAGGAGCGCGGGGACTTCGCCGCGCTGCCGGGGCGCGGCCAGCCCCTGCCCGACGACGCGAACGCGGCCTACGACGAACTGTGGTGGGTCAAGCGGAAGTTGGCCCGCGAGGGCATGTCCGTCCTGTCGCCGACGCTGGCCCTGCGCAAGGAGGCGGAGGACGTCCTCGCGGCCGCGGCCGACGCTCCCTCCGAGCGCGTGGCACGCCGCCTGGTGACCGAGCTGAACGAGAAGATCAGCGAGGCGCTGCGCAGGCCCCCGCCGGGGCCGCCGCTCGGGCTGCGCCCGTACGACGTGGACGAGGTGGCGCGCGAGTGGCGCGATCGGCACGCCGGCTGA
- a CDS encoding peptidoglycan-binding domain-containing protein has translation MRETRSAQAAAAEDFDPLRIRPYVTLPEPQVPLPALSSAPPPPAARRDPARAAGERGAVRTSRRRARRGRTTLLAGAGALFASAAVFATGMLSEGDGGGSDRALPDTTASTDDDPPPEEPAARVSAEPVHSPPPRPTPSRALPSPSASPTPSASHSPRPLHAPATSPTRTTARATGTVSFPPSPPPVLRLGDRGPEVTELQHRLRQLQLYAGPADGAYTPSLAQAVARYQWTRGITQDPPGAYGKATRRSLEAETEA, from the coding sequence GTGCGCGAGACCCGTTCCGCACAGGCGGCGGCCGCCGAGGACTTCGATCCGCTGCGCATCCGGCCGTACGTGACGCTGCCGGAGCCCCAGGTGCCGCTTCCGGCCCTGTCGTCGGCTCCGCCGCCACCGGCCGCCCGGCGGGACCCGGCGCGGGCCGCCGGGGAGCGGGGCGCCGTGCGGACCTCCCGCAGACGGGCCCGCCGGGGCCGTACGACCCTTCTCGCGGGGGCGGGGGCGCTCTTCGCCTCGGCGGCCGTGTTCGCCACCGGCATGCTCTCCGAGGGTGACGGGGGCGGCTCCGACCGGGCCCTTCCGGACACCACGGCGAGCACCGACGACGACCCGCCGCCGGAGGAACCGGCCGCGCGCGTGTCGGCCGAGCCCGTGCACAGTCCGCCGCCCCGCCCGACGCCGAGCCGCGCGCTGCCCTCGCCCTCGGCGTCCCCGACGCCGTCGGCCTCGCACTCCCCCCGGCCGCTGCACGCGCCCGCCACGTCCCCGACGCGCACGACGGCCCGCGCCACCGGCACCGTGTCCTTCCCGCCGTCCCCGCCGCCCGTCCTGCGCCTGGGCGACCGCGGCCCGGAGGTCACCGAACTCCAGCACCGCCTGCGCCAGTTACAGCTGTACGCGGGCCCCGCGGACGGCGCCTACACCCCCTCACTGGCCCAGGCGGTGGCCCGCTACCAATGGACCCGAGGCATCACACAGGACCCACCCGGCGCCTACGGCAAGGCAACCCGCAGATCCTTGGAAGCGGAGACCGAGGCGTAG